The sequence below is a genomic window from Flavobacterium sediminilitoris.
AGTTTCTTTATTTACAAAAGGATTAAATCAAGGAGTTGATTTTGTAGGAGGAAGAACATACCAAGTTCGTTTTGATAAAGCAGTTTCTGCTCCACAAGTTACAGATGAATTAGTAGCTGTATTTGGAAGTGCTGAAGCTAAAGTTTTTGGTAATGACAATCAATTAAAAATTACTACAAAATACAAAGTAGAAGAAGAAGGTGAAGAAATAGATAAAGAAGTAGCAAATACATTATTTGATGCATTAAAGAAACATTTACCAGCAGATTTAACTTACGAGAAATTTGTGAATTCTTATGATGGTAAAAATATCGGAATTATGCAATCTTCTAAAGTATCTGGAACAATTTCAAAAGATATTAAAACAAACTCTATTTGGGCTGTTTTAGGATCATTATTTGTAGTTTTCCTTTACTTAATGATGTCGTTTAGAAAATGGCAGTTTGGTCTTGGTGCTGTTGCTGCTGTTGCACATGATGTTATCATTGTATTAGGGATATTCTCTTTCTTTTATACAATTTTACCTTTCAATATGGAAATAGATCAAGCATTTATTGCAGCAATCTTAACTGTAATTGGATATTCATTAAATGATACGGTAATTGTATTTGACCGTGTAAGAGAGTATTTAGATTATAACTCATCGTCAGATTTTAAAGGATTAGTAAATAAAGCATTAAATACTACATTAAGTAGAACAATTAATACATCTGCAACTACATTAGTAGTATTACTTGCAATTTTCTTCTTCGGAGGAGATTCAGTAAAAGGATTCGTATTTGCTATTTTAGTAGGTATCTTAGTAGGAACTTATTCGTCATTATTCGTTGCAACTCCTGTAATGAATGATACTATGAGTGATAAAGAAGCTAAGAAAATGGCTGAGTTTAAAAAAGAAGAATAGTATTTAACATATTATTGAGTTGTCTTAAAATAGATTGGACAGTTTTATAATAAATTAGTTAAAACCAGTGGATAACATTTCACTGGTTTTTTCATATATAAAACTAGGTGTTTTAATCATTAAACTTAAATGTGGTCTTTTTATTATTATAACATTCAATAAATTCTTTAATTAACTTGTTGATTTATTGAGTATTTTTGCATTTGTAAATCAAAAATTAGTGCTTTAAAATCCTGTTAATTTTCTCTGCTAAAGCATTTTGATAACGATCATAACCATCTGTCATTGATGGATTGATTCTATTTGATTTTAATATATTTTGATAGTTTTGCTCCAATCTAAGTTACCAAATTTTTAATCATACTAAAACAGTGCTTCTAACTTGAATATAATATCTTTTTTGTGCTTGTTTATGGATAAATTCGCCTTTTTCAATTTGGGGTATAACAGATAATTTAAAGCTTAAATTATAATCTCATTGGGCTCGCTTTTCCCTTTTGTTTTTTGAATTAATAATATAATGAGTCTATTTTGTGTCAACTTACTTAAGATGAGACATGATTAAAAAATAAATAGAAATAATTTTTCTTTATATGTTAAAAAAAGGTTAAATTTGTTTCTTTAAAAATAAATTAAGCCCTAACCAAATACTATTTAAAATGAAACATTATTACATTAGTTTACTATTTATCATCTGTTTTACCTTTCCCACTTGGTCTCAGGAATATAAAGAGATGATAATAAAATCAACGTATTCAGTTCAAGAAATTCAAGCCAAAGCAGAAGAACATTTTGCAATTGTAGGAAAAGAAAGAGGAAAAGGATATAAACCCTATAAAAGATGGGAATACAACGCATTAAGAAATATGGACGAGAGTGGACACCTTAAATCGCCAGATTTTTATTATAGCGAATTAGAAAGGTATAATAGATACAGAAACAACAACAATGTTTTAGCAAGAAACAATCAAGGAGGTTGGGAAGAACTAGGCCCAACATATTGGGATGATACTAGTGGATGGAATCCAGGAGTTGGAAGAATTACTTCAGTTAGTGTAGAAAGCAATAATACAAACCATATTATTGTAGGAGGAGCTTCTGGAGGAGTATGGAAAACAATAGATGGAGGAGCAAACTGGACTGTTTTAACAGATAACATGTCTAATCTAATCGTTTCCTCTTTAACAATTAACCCTTTAGATAATACTAATTATTTTTGGGGATCTTCAAACGGAACTATTTTTACTTCTACAGATTCAGGAAGCACATGGACTTTATTATCAGACACAGGTTCGGGTAATGTTAATAAAATATTGATAGACCCTACAGATGCCACAAAAATGTTTTGTAGTGTTCAAGGAGGAGGAATCTATAAGTCAACAGATTCGGGAGTAAATTGGACAATAATTCACCCTTTGGCGACTAACGGATATGATGTAGAATTTAAACCGGGTAATACAAATGTTATTTATGCAACAGGGAGTAAATTCTTTAAATCTATAGATGGAGGAGTAACTTTTACAACAGAAGATGATGTATTAAGTGTTTATCAACAACAATATGTATCTGGAGCAACGAGTTGGCAATTTGCTACTTCAAATTTAGATAATAGTGTAACACCAAAAACAGGAAATGGTTTAGGATTATTTTATATAACGGATTTTACTAATCCAGTAACACGTTTAATTCCTCCAGCAGTAAATTTAACAGGAGCTACAGCTCCAAAACTTAAGTTTTCTTATACTAATGTAAATTGGGATGACGATATAGATGAGTTAAGAGTTTTATATAAAACATCTGTAGGAGGAACTTGGACAGTATTAGCAACTTATACTACAGAAGCAAGTACATGGCAAGATATTACCATAGATTTACCAAATCAGTCTTCGGAATACTATGTTGCTCTTGAAGGAAAATCAAATTATGGTAGAGGAGTAACGCTAGATGATATAAGTATTGTTGATGTAACATTAGGAACACTTTTTGAAAATGGTTTTGAGTCAAATTTACCACTTTCAACTGGACCAAAAATGATGGGAGTTTCACCTAATGATCCTAATATAGTATATATCCTAGAAGCTAAAAATGGAAAATTTGGAGCATTTTACAAATCTATAAATAGTGGAGATACATTTGTTAAATTAAACCATGGGAACAAAAATTATTTTGGTTATAGTTCTCTAGCAGATGACGATAGAGGACAAGCACCAAGAGACATGGATATAGCAGTAAATCCTAATGACGCTAATGATGTACATATAGCAGGTATTTTATCTTGGAGATCTACAAATGGAGGTCAAAATTTTAGTATTACATCACAATGGGTTCCTCAAGACGCTGCAAATCAAAATATAGGATATTGTCATGCAGATATTGATATAATGGAATATGTAGGAGAAAAACTATATGTTGGAAGCGATGGAGGTATCTTTGTAGCAGAAAATCCATTAGTGGTAAATAGCAATTATTTTACAGATTTATCAACAGGACTAGGAATCAAACAGTTTTACAAAATTGGAGTTAGTCAAACAAGCCCTGAAGTAATAAGTGCAGGATCACAAGATAATGGATCATCAGTTTATAATAGTTTAGGAAATTGGAAAGATTGGTTAGGAGCAGACGGAATGGAATCTTTCGTAGATAAGAATAATAGTAATATCTTATACGGAACCACTCAACAAGGATCTTTATACAAATCAACAAATCAAGGAACATCTTATTTCGGATTAGCCTCTCCAGAAGATAAATCGGGAAATTGGATTACTCCTTTTGAACAAGACCCAATTGTACAAAACACAATATACTCTGGATACGATAAAGTATATAAATCTACAAATGGAGGCAATAGCTGGGTATCGATTTCTCAACTATTCGCAGGAAATTTAGACCATTTAAAAATTGCACCATCAAATAACAATATTATGTTTGCTGCAATAGGTGGTTCATTATATAAAACTATTGATGGAGGAGCAACAAACTGGGTTGCATTAAACGGTTTCGCAGGAAGCATTAATTCAATAGCAATACATCCTACAGACGCTAACAAAATAGCAATAGCAACAACAGGAAATCAGAAAGTATATATCAGTACAGATGGAGGAACAAACTGGACAAGCTATTTAAAGAACTTACCAAATTTCAGTGCCTTAGCCTTAGTATGGACAAATTATCAACAAGAAGGCTTATATGTAGGAATGAATTACGGTGTATTTTATATTGCAACAGCAGATCCTTTAGCAGAATGGCAACCTTTTAGCAACAATTTACCTAATGTACAAATTAGCGAATTAGAAATAAACACAGCAAATAATAAAATATATGCAGGAACATTTGGAAGAGGATTATGGAAATCAAATCTTTTTGAAACAGCATTGAGTATTGATAACTTTGATGCATTAAACACAATAACACTATTCCCAAATCCAGCAACTAACAAGGTAAACTTAAAATGGAATGAAAACGAAAATGTAACCATAAAAATATATGATGCATCAGGTAAATTAGTGTACTATACTAAAGATAAAAACCTAATAAATACATTTGAAGTAAATACATCTAGTTTTACATCTGGATTATATTTTGTAAACATTAATACTATAGACAAATTCGTGATAAAAAAGCTAATAATAGAATAAATCACCTTTTTAAATAGTTAATAAAGTAAGCCCAATACTAGATTTTTATTTCTAGTATTGGGCTTTTTTTATTCAGAAAATATTATTTTGAACCCGTTGGGTGCAATTATTAAAAACGGTAGTTTGAGTGTTTTTTGTGCAGTAAAACAGAACAAAAAATGTATCGAGAACCGTTTTTAATGAAATTTTTCTTGTTCTCGATACGATTTTCTATCGAAAAACACTCGAACTGACAAAAAAATCATCAAAAATTAATTACACCCAACGGTTTTTTTTGATAATAAATACACTATAACAATTTGTATTCTTTAAGTTTTGAAAAAGAATTAGTTAAACGTAAAACAGATACTTAAAATCCCCATTGTTAGGTATTTTATTCTTATTTTAGAGTGTTAAATTAGCACTATAGAAATCAAAAAATATAAAACATGAAAACCTATGAATCTTGCGGAAAAA
It includes:
- a CDS encoding T9SS type A sorting domain-containing protein, with protein sequence MKHYYISLLFIICFTFPTWSQEYKEMIIKSTYSVQEIQAKAEEHFAIVGKERGKGYKPYKRWEYNALRNMDESGHLKSPDFYYSELERYNRYRNNNNVLARNNQGGWEELGPTYWDDTSGWNPGVGRITSVSVESNNTNHIIVGGASGGVWKTIDGGANWTVLTDNMSNLIVSSLTINPLDNTNYFWGSSNGTIFTSTDSGSTWTLLSDTGSGNVNKILIDPTDATKMFCSVQGGGIYKSTDSGVNWTIIHPLATNGYDVEFKPGNTNVIYATGSKFFKSIDGGVTFTTEDDVLSVYQQQYVSGATSWQFATSNLDNSVTPKTGNGLGLFYITDFTNPVTRLIPPAVNLTGATAPKLKFSYTNVNWDDDIDELRVLYKTSVGGTWTVLATYTTEASTWQDITIDLPNQSSEYYVALEGKSNYGRGVTLDDISIVDVTLGTLFENGFESNLPLSTGPKMMGVSPNDPNIVYILEAKNGKFGAFYKSINSGDTFVKLNHGNKNYFGYSSLADDDRGQAPRDMDIAVNPNDANDVHIAGILSWRSTNGGQNFSITSQWVPQDAANQNIGYCHADIDIMEYVGEKLYVGSDGGIFVAENPLVVNSNYFTDLSTGLGIKQFYKIGVSQTSPEVISAGSQDNGSSVYNSLGNWKDWLGADGMESFVDKNNSNILYGTTQQGSLYKSTNQGTSYFGLASPEDKSGNWITPFEQDPIVQNTIYSGYDKVYKSTNGGNSWVSISQLFAGNLDHLKIAPSNNNIMFAAIGGSLYKTIDGGATNWVALNGFAGSINSIAIHPTDANKIAIATTGNQKVYISTDGGTNWTSYLKNLPNFSALALVWTNYQQEGLYVGMNYGVFYIATADPLAEWQPFSNNLPNVQISELEINTANNKIYAGTFGRGLWKSNLFETALSIDNFDALNTITLFPNPATNKVNLKWNENENVTIKIYDASGKLVYYTKDKNLINTFEVNTSSFTSGLYFVNINTIDKFVIKKLIIE